From the genome of Pseudonocardia sp. EC080619-01:
GAGGCACACCGTCGAGCCGACCGGGGCCGCGCTCGTGCCCGCCACCCGGGTGCCGGAGACGGTCGGCGAGGCGCTGCCCTCGGCGACCGGGATCGCGCCGACGTCGACGGCGCCGCCCGCCGACCGGGCGCCCGTCCCGATCGTGCTCTGCTCCGAGTCGTACCAGGTCGAGGAGCCGCGGGTGCAGTGCCCGGCGGTGAGCACCCAGTCGTCGCCGGACGAGTCCGACGCCGCGAAGCCCGCGGTGCAGCGCCGGCTGCCGTCGGTGATCGTGTCGCCGCCCGCCACGGCGGCCTGCTGCCGCGGGCCCGCCGGCACCCGCTCCACCCGCACCGCCGACGGGTCCAGTCCCGCGGTCAGGGCACCGGCGAGTGCGTCCGCCCCGGCGCCGTCGACGACCTCGAGCACGACCTGCTCGGTACGTGGGTCGATCCCGTACGACGCGAGCCCGGCCGGCATCGCCGTCGCGGTGCGGGCCGCGAGCTCGCCCAGCACGGCACCCGGGTCGCGCCGGGGCTCGTCCCGGACGACCGGGGTGGCGCCGAGGCGTGTCAGCACGGGCGCGAGTGCCGGGTCCCAGGTGCCGACCATCAGCCGGCCGTCCTCGAACCAGCTCCCCGCCAGCGACGTCCCCGCGGCCTCACCCACCGCCGGCAGCAGGCCGGCGGCGGCGTCCTCGGTCAGGATCGGGAGATCGACCGGCAGCGTCGGGGCGGCCGTGGCGGGGACGGCGACACCGAGCCCGATCGCGGCGGTCCCGGCGAGGGCGGCGAGGAGCAGTCGGTGCGGGCGGCGCAGGGGCACTGAGGGTCCTTCGGGCAGTGATCGGGCCGTGACACCCGGCTCAACGATGCTGCTCCACGCGGGTCACGCTTCGCTACGCCATCAGATCTGATGACGCCCGAACGGCGCTTCCCGCCCCGCTCGATTGCCTCGTAGGGACCAACGCCCGTACCGCGTGTCGTCGTATACCGCAAATTGAGCATGTTGATTGACCCCGAACGGGTGCCTGGCCAGGGTTGATCGCAGACCGGGGCGCGGCCGAGCGGAGTCGCCGGAGAGCCGACGACCCCGGTGACGACCACCGAGCGTGCCGAGGACCCGGGGGAGGGTCCCGCGGCGGTGCGGCGACGGGGTGCGGGGGCGCCGCACGGAAGGAGCGCTGGGCACGATGCACGAGGGAACCGCGGTGATCGATCCGCCCGTCGAGGACGACACCGTCGAGGAGCGGCCCACGGATCCGGTCGAGCGCACCACGGGCGCCGGGCCCGACCTCCTCCCACCCGAGCTCCTCCGGGCCGCGGTCGCCGGCGAGCCCGCGGCGGTCGCGCTGCTGCTGTCGAAGGTCCAGCCGCAGGTCGAGAGGTTCTGCCGGGCCCGGCTCGGCCGCCGGGAGACGACCCTGGGCTCGGCCGACGACGTCGCGCAGGACGTGTGCATGGCCGTCCTCGCCGTCCTCCCGGAGTACCGGCTGTCCGGCATGTCGTTCCGCGCGTTCGTCTTCGGCATCGCCCGGCACAAGATCGCCGACGCGTTCCGGGCGATGGCCCGCAACCGCTGCGACGCCGTCGAGGAGATCCCCGAGCGGATCAGCCGCGACGACGACCCCGAGCAGGTCGTGCTCGACGCCGAGCGCAACGAGCGGCTCGGTGACCTGCTCGACATCCTCGGATCGCGCCAGGTCGAGATCCTCACGCTGCGGATCGCCGTCGGGATGACAGCGGAGGAGACCGCCCAGGCGCTCGGCTCGACCCCGGGCGCGGTGCGGGTGGCCCAGCACCGGGCGCTGCAGCGGCTGCGCCGCGAGCTCGAGGGCCGTGCCGCGCGCCGGGCCCCGAGCGGGAGAGCGAGCGGGTGGCCGGCGCGCCGGGGCCGCGCCCCGTGCGCCCGCCGGTGACCGTGCCGCACCCGGCCCCGGGTGCGATCCCCGCCCCGCGCCGTCCGGTCGTCGTGGCCGACGGCCCGGAGCTGCGCGTCGCCGTCTGAGCCCACCACGTGGGGCGGCGAGAGAACGGCGGACCGGCCGGACCGGTCACCGGTCACACCCCCGGACCGGTGACCACGGCACGGGCCGCAACCGGCCGGTGCCGGAGTGCTCGGGCGCACTCCGGCGCCGGCCGACCCCGTTCCCGGCTCCCCGGCACCGTCGTCGACCGGCGGAAACCCTCTCGCACACGGGGAGTAGCCTGGCCGGTGACCGCGTGTCGAGGGGAGGGTGCCGCGTGAGCAGGACCGGCGTGCCCTTCCCCGTGCCGCGCGAACCGTTCCGGGACCGAGCGCCCGGCGCGGGTGCCTGAGGCCCCGCGTCACCCGAGCCTCCCCGGCGCGCCCGCGCCGGGCCGCCGTACGGTGTCCCCGCGCAGCGTCGCCGCTGCGCACCGCCGTCGCCGTACCCGTCACGAGAGACCTTCCGGTGCAGACCCACGAGATCGTCCGCCGTTTCACCGCCCACTTCGAGCGGAACGGGCACACGCCCGTGCCCAGCGCCTCGCTGATCCTCGAGGATCCGCAGCTGTTGTTCGTCAATGCGGGCATGGTGCAGTTCAAGCCGTACTTCCTCGGTGACGTACCGGCGCCGTACCCGCGCGCCACGTCGATCCAGAAGTGCGTCCGCACCCCGGACATCGACGAGGTCGGCAAGACGACCCGGCACACCACCTTCTTCCAGATGGCGGGCAACTTCTCGTTCGGCGACTACTTCAAGCGCGGCGCGATCGAGTTCGCCTGGTCGCTGATCACGAACAGCCAGGACGAAGGCGGCTACGGCTTCGGCCCGGAGCGGATCTGGGTCACCGTCTACAACGACGACGACGAGGCCATCGCGCTCTGGAAGGACATCGCGGGGCTCCCGGAGCAGCGGATCCAGCGCCGCGGCGGGGACGACAACTACTGGGACATGGGCGTGCCCGGTCCCGGCGGCCCGTGCTCGGAGATCTACTACGACCGGGGCCCCGAGTTCGGCGCCGAGGGTGGCCCGGAGGCCGACGAGGACCGCTACCTCGAGATCTGGAACCTCGTCTTCATGCAGGACGAGCGCGGCGAGCTGTCCCCGAAGAAGGGGCACCCGCCGATCGGGACGCTGCCGCACAAGAACATCGACACCGGCATGGGCGTCGAGCGCGTGGCCTTCCTGCTGCAGGAGGTCAACAACGTCTACGAGACCGACCTCGTCCGGCCGGTGATCGCCAAGGCC
Proteins encoded in this window:
- the shbA gene encoding RNA polymerase sigma factor ShbA, which produces MHEGTAVIDPPVEDDTVEERPTDPVERTTGAGPDLLPPELLRAAVAGEPAAVALLLSKVQPQVERFCRARLGRRETTLGSADDVAQDVCMAVLAVLPEYRLSGMSFRAFVFGIARHKIADAFRAMARNRCDAVEEIPERISRDDDPEQVVLDAERNERLGDLLDILGSRQVEILTLRIAVGMTAEETAQALGSTPGAVRVAQHRALQRLRRELEGRAARRAPSGRASGWPARRGRAPCARR
- a CDS encoding S1 family peptidase gives rise to the protein MPLRRPHRLLLAALAGTAAIGLGVAVPATAAPTLPVDLPILTEDAAAGLLPAVGEAAGTSLAGSWFEDGRLMVGTWDPALAPVLTRLGATPVVRDEPRRDPGAVLGELAARTATAMPAGLASYGIDPRTEQVVLEVVDGAGADALAGALTAGLDPSAVRVERVPAGPRQQAAVAGGDTITDGSRRCTAGFAASDSSGDDWVLTAGHCTRGSSTWYDSEQSTIGTGARSAGGAVDVGAIPVAEGSASPTVSGTRVAGTSAAPVGSTVCLYGSTSGRSCGSVERTDMTVNFDGQQQSGLTAVGACAQEGDSGAPYITSSGQAQGVHTGAGGSDNCTSYFTPIGTATSALGLTLTTG